From Vanacampus margaritifer isolate UIUO_Vmar chromosome 8, RoL_Vmar_1.0, whole genome shotgun sequence, a single genomic window includes:
- the fmoda gene encoding fibromodulin a produces the protein MHPVIVLLSALLPLTPSHAQDPFAWLYSGRSSVQADTAGGKCPPECDCPPTFSIAMYCDARGLTAMPAIPSRMKYLYLQNNAITAISDSALVNATNLAWLMMHHNQLTSDGISEKAFSKLERLERFYLQHNNLTSIPRNLPRTLRDLRINHNNIEKVTPSDLEGMENLTILHLHDNAITDMDASLKSLTSLTLLDVSANKVPKSLPEQLHQLYLDSNSIASLPEGFLAAFTQLQYLRMAHNQLTDTGLPSNIFNVTGLVELDLSFNHLERIPLVSTALQHLYLQANRIKEFTLGSFCSIVDVTNFSKLDTLRLDGNEISQEDIPSDSALCLRLASSIDV, from the exons ATGCATCCGGTGATCGTCCTCTTGTCTGCCCTGCTTCCACTGACTCCCTCCCATGCACAAGATCCTTTCGCCTGGCTGTACAGCGGCCGCAGCTCCGTCCAAGCGGACACCGCAGGGGGCAAGTGCCCCCCCGAGTGCGACTGTCCCCCGACCTTTTCCATCGCCATGTACTGCGATGCGCGGGGCCTGACAGCCATGCCCGCCATCCCCTCCCGAATGAAGTACTTGTATCTCCAAAACAACGCCATCACAGCCATATCCGACTCGGCTCTGGTCAACGCGACTAATCTCGCGTGGCTTATGATGCATCACAACCAGCTCACATCGGATGGCATCAGCGAGAAG GCCTTTTCGAAGTTAGAACGACTGgagcgtttttatttacaaCACAACAATTTGACCAGCATCCCTCGGAACCTCCCTCGCACCCTTCGAGACTTGAGGATCAACCATAACAACATTGAAAAG GTAACACCCTCAGACCTCGAGGGAATGGAAAACCTCACAATCCTGCATCTCCATGACAACGCCATCACAGACATGGATGCATCGCTAAAGTCGTTGACATCTCTCACACTATTGGACGTCAGTGCCAACAAG GTGCCAAAGTCTCTCCCTGAACAACTGCACCAACTCTACTTGGACTCCAACTCCATTGCCTCTCTGCCTGAGGGCTTCTTGGCCGCTTTCACACAGCTGCAGTATCTGCGTATGGCCCACAACCAGCTCACAGACACGGGCCTCCCGTCCAACATCTTTAATGTGACAGGCCTGGTGGAACTGGACCTGAGCTTCAACCACCTGGAGAGAATCCCTCTGGTCAGCACTGCCCTGCAGCATCTCTATCTCCAAGCCAATCGCATAAAAG AGTTCACATTGGGGAGTTTCTGCAGCATTGTGGATGTTACCAATTTCTCCAAGCTGGATACTTTGCGTCTGGATGGGAATGAGATCAGTCAAGAGGACATTCCATCGGATTCGGCACTGTGCCTGCGTTTGGCCTCCAGCATTGACGTTTAA
- the LOC144056942 gene encoding lumican: MPSASFGNLIKISPAHEGARRCHLVSMGVLCCLPVLSCVFAVASTTTLADIDYGGVPLWIDRLLGEPSVLSLRGRLDAAWYRANNPQACPQQCDCPIQWPTALYCDHRGLADVPEHLPAATQYLFLQSNNISSLTASFLANITGLHWLILDHNRLKSDQLDQGILQNQTQLTYLFANHNQLSSMPSNLPDGLKQLRLAHNQISRIEPEALRNLKNLTLLLLQGNLLKTIKEGELRGLINLNLLDLSGNSFSSVPRHLPTSVQQLYLSNNSLTGLDEDSFGGLVNLQYLRLSHCFLKSGNIQPQAFNLSTLVELDLSYNKCTRIPTVPTTLQHLYLEANEIQEFNVTSFCREVGPLTYSRLKILRLDGNKISYRHLPSDWVFCLRVIQNIYI; this comes from the exons ATGCCGAGCGCTTCATTTGGAAATTTAATCAAAATTTCGCCTGCACATGAAG GCGCCCGCCGATGCCATCTTGTCTCCATGGGTGTGCTGTGCTGTTTGCCGGTGCTGTCGTGTGTTTTTGCCGTGGCCTCGACAACCACCCTGGCTGACATAGACTACGGCGGCGTTCCCTTATGGATCGACCGTTTGCTGGGCGAGCCCAGCGTGCTGAGCTTGCGGGGCCGCTTAGACGCAGCTTGGTACCGAGCCAACAACCCCCAGGCCTGCCCGCAACAGTGTGACTGCCCCATTCAGTGGCCCACGGCGCTGTACTGTGACCACAGAGGCCTGGCAGATGTCCCGGAGCACCTACCAGCTGCAACGCAGTACCTGTTTCTGCAG AGCAACAACATATCCTCCCTCACTGCCTCGTTTCTGGCAAACATTACCGGACTGCACTGGCTCATTCTGGACCACAACcgtttgaaaagtgaccagctGGACCAGGGTATCCTGCAAAACCAGACCCAACTAACTTATCTTTTTGCCAACCACAACCAGCTGAGCTCAATGCCCAGTAATCTGCCAGATGGTCTCAAGCAGCTCCGCCTGGCCCATAACCAAATCAGCAGAATCGAGCCCGAGGCGCTCAGGAACTTGAAGAACTTGACACTGCTGCTTCTGCAGGGAAACCTTTTAAAAACCATCAAAGAAGGAGAGCTTCGAG GTCTTATTAATCTGAACTTGTTGGACCTCAGTGGGAATTCCTTCTCATCAGTCCCCAGACATTTACCGACCTCCGTGCAGCAGCTCTATCTGTCCAATAACTCCCTGACAGGACTCGATGAGGACAGTTTCGGGGGACTCGTCAACCTCCAGTACCTTCGTTTAAGCCACTGCTTCCTGAAAAGTGGCAACATCCAACCACAGGCCTTCAATCTCTCGACCCTGGTGGAACTGGACTTGTCCTACAACAAATGTACGCGCATCCCCACAGTCCCCACCACCTTGCAGCACCTCTACTTGGAAGCCAACGAGATACAAG AGTTCAACGTGACTAGTTTCTGCAGAGAAGTGGGACCGTTGACCTATTCCCGGTTGAAGATTCTGCGACTGGACGGCAACAAGATATCCTACCGGCATCTCCCCTCTGACTGGGTCTTCTGTCTGAGAGTCattcaaaatatttacatttga